In Paraburkholderia phenazinium, the following are encoded in one genomic region:
- a CDS encoding VTT domain-containing protein — protein sequence MWHFPTAIPPALCAWAVFMSVLITQLGAPVPAAPMLVLAGTMAAVGQVSYSSVFIAAVCATLLADTLWFTTGRLRGRRMLNSLVRFSLSFDATVRTTRNLFERHGAPILAVSKFVPGLGLIAAPLLGTTSIDPRIFLAWDLLGASLWAGAWLLGGAALHDWIAQAMLLVRHNGGTIFDLFAVLAVLFVAYRWVRRVQFRRWLAKIRISPEQLDELMKSDAPPLIFDARPPEVRAKEAYRIPGARALDLESPEQLDPQLLQRPIVVYCVCPNEATAKRIVAQLHGKNIHHVQALKGGLDAWERRGYPVEPLSADFHAQHDEEGDFDAVLDNEYTVRARFSK from the coding sequence GTGTGGCATTTCCCGACAGCTATTCCGCCAGCGCTGTGTGCGTGGGCGGTTTTCATGAGCGTGCTGATCACGCAGCTCGGCGCACCCGTGCCGGCTGCGCCGATGCTGGTGCTCGCGGGCACCATGGCCGCGGTGGGCCAGGTCTCGTACTCCAGCGTGTTCATCGCCGCGGTCTGCGCAACCTTGCTCGCCGACACGCTCTGGTTCACTACCGGTCGTCTGCGCGGCCGGCGCATGTTGAATTCGCTGGTGCGCTTCTCCTTGTCGTTCGATGCCACGGTGCGGACCACGCGCAATCTGTTCGAACGCCATGGCGCGCCGATTCTCGCGGTGTCCAAATTCGTCCCCGGGCTCGGCCTGATTGCCGCGCCCTTGCTCGGCACCACCAGCATCGATCCGCGCATTTTCCTCGCGTGGGACCTGCTGGGCGCGTCGCTATGGGCCGGCGCCTGGCTGCTGGGCGGCGCCGCGCTGCACGACTGGATCGCGCAAGCCATGCTGCTGGTGCGGCACAACGGCGGCACGATCTTCGATCTGTTCGCCGTGCTGGCGGTGCTGTTCGTTGCTTATCGCTGGGTGCGGCGCGTGCAGTTTCGCCGCTGGCTCGCGAAGATCCGCATTAGCCCCGAGCAACTCGACGAACTGATGAAGTCGGATGCGCCGCCGCTCATCTTCGATGCGCGGCCGCCGGAAGTGCGCGCGAAGGAAGCGTATCGGATTCCGGGGGCGCGGGCGCTCGACCTGGAGTCGCCCGAGCAACTGGATCCGCAACTGCTGCAGCGCCCGATCGTCGTGTACTGCGTCTGCCCCAACGAAGCGACCGCCAAACGGATCGTGGCCCAGCTTCACGGCAAGAATATTCATCACGTGCAGGCGCTCAAGGGTGGCCTCGACGCATGGGAGCGGCGCGGCTATCCTGTCGAGCCGCTATCAGCGGATTTCCATGCGCAGCACGACGAGGAAGGCGATTTCGATGCGGTGCTGGATAACGAATACACGGTACGGGCCCGCTTCTCGAAGTAG
- a CDS encoding ATP phosphoribosyltransferase regulatory subunit has translation MVSGATFIDAGAEEAIVPALWSQDTFIEKAGGSEIIGQMWAFPDKKGRPCCLIPEVTALFQERCQELLEGRRERMLFYVARCYRYERPQAGRYREFVQLGFEYLCPDPERALLASRELAAGFLDSLGLRYALDPAAKRGLSYYLNGQGFEIRCTELGAQQQVAGGGAYREGAGFGLGAERLLLAMGLQDRLTG, from the coding sequence ATCGTTTCCGGAGCTACCTTCATTGATGCCGGCGCGGAAGAAGCCATCGTCCCTGCGCTGTGGTCGCAGGACACCTTCATCGAAAAGGCCGGCGGCAGCGAAATCATCGGGCAGATGTGGGCCTTTCCGGACAAGAAGGGCCGGCCCTGTTGCCTGATTCCCGAGGTCACGGCGCTGTTTCAGGAGCGCTGCCAGGAACTGCTCGAAGGGCGCCGCGAACGCATGCTGTTTTACGTCGCACGCTGCTACCGGTATGAACGTCCACAAGCCGGCCGGTACCGCGAGTTCGTGCAACTCGGCTTCGAGTACCTGTGTCCGGACCCCGAACGCGCGCTGCTTGCCAGCCGTGAACTTGCCGCGGGCTTTCTCGATTCGCTCGGGCTGCGTTATGCGCTCGACCCCGCCGCGAAGCGCGGCCTCAGCTACTACCTCAACGGACAGGGCTTCGAGATTCGCTGCACCGAACTCGGCGCGCAACAGCAGGTAGCAGGCGGCGGCGCGTATCGCGAGGGCGCGGGCTTTGGTCTCGGCGCAGAGCGGTTGCTGCTGGCGATGGGGCTGCAGGATCGGCTCACGGGCTGA